In the genome of Pan troglodytes isolate AG18354 chromosome 15, NHGRI_mPanTro3-v2.0_pri, whole genome shotgun sequence, one region contains:
- the CALM1 gene encoding calmodulin-1 (The RefSeq protein has 1 substitution compared to this genomic sequence): MADQLTEEQIAEFKEAFSLFDKDGDGTITTEELGTVMRSLGQNPTEAELQDMINEVDADGNGTIDFPEFLTMMARKMKDTDSEEEIREAFRVFDKDGNGYISAAELRHVMTNLGEKLTDEEVDEMIREADIDGDGQVNYEEFVQMMTAK; the protein is encoded by the exons ATG GCTGATCAGCTGACCGAAGAACAGATTGCTG AATTCAAGGAAGCCTTCTCCCTATTTGATAAAGATGGCGATGGCACCATCACAACAAAGGAACTTGGAACTGTCATGAGGTCACTGGGTCAGAACCCAACAGAAGCTGAATTGCAGGATATGATCAATGAAGTGGATGCTGATG GTAATGGCACCATTGACTTCCCCGAATTTTTGACTATGATGGCtagaaaaatgaaagatacaGATAGTGAAGAAGAAATCCGTGAGGCATTCCGAGTCTTTGACAAG GATGGCAATGGTTATATCAGTGCAGCAGAACTACGTCACGTCATGACAAACTTAGGAGAAAAACTAACAGATGAAGAAGTAGATGAAATGATCAGAGAAGCAGATATTGATGGAGACGGACAAGTCAACTATGAAG AATTCGTACAGATGATGACTGCAAAATGA
- the CALM1 gene encoding calmodulin-1 isoform X1 encodes MQADQLTEEQIAEFKEAFSLFDKDGDGTITTKELGTVMRSLGQNPTEAELQDMINEVDADGNGTIDFPEFLTMMARKMKDTDSEEEIREAFRVFDKDGNGYISAAELRHVMTNLGEKLTDEEVDEMIREADIDGDGQVNYEEFVQMMTAK; translated from the exons ATGCAG GCTGATCAGCTGACCGAAGAACAGATTGCTG AATTCAAGGAAGCCTTCTCCCTATTTGATAAAGATGGCGATGGCACCATCACAACAAAGGAACTTGGAACTGTCATGAGGTCACTGGGTCAGAACCCAACAGAAGCTGAATTGCAGGATATGATCAATGAAGTGGATGCTGATG GTAATGGCACCATTGACTTCCCCGAATTTTTGACTATGATGGCtagaaaaatgaaagatacaGATAGTGAAGAAGAAATCCGTGAGGCATTCCGAGTCTTTGACAAG GATGGCAATGGTTATATCAGTGCAGCAGAACTACGTCACGTCATGACAAACTTAGGAGAAAAACTAACAGATGAAGAAGTAGATGAAATGATCAGAGAAGCAGATATTGATGGAGACGGACAAGTCAACTATGAAG AATTCGTACAGATGATGACTGCAAAATGA